TTATTTATTATGTTGGTAAACAACGTCACTGCCGGATTGATAGGAGCCGGAGCTTGCATAGCCGGCAGACTCATTACAGGAGCTGGAGGAGGCGGCGGCGGAGCCGGTGCAGGCGTTGGTGATGGTCCATGATCGTGACCATGGTGAGCAAAAATAGCCGGACTATTGAGAGCAAAAATAGTAGCCGACAAAAAACTGGCAGCCACAAAGGCCCGCTTACGATTTATGCGCATTGGCTTTTCATCCTTAAAAAGCGTTAATAGAACCATTCTAGCAGAGATGAGACCGCGCTCATATTTGCAGCTTGACATTTCAATGTTAACTTCGGACAGAAGGCTTCAAATCAGGCTGGGTTGGGCTTTTCCAGGGAATTCAGCCAGGACTCGACGTTGTCGCAGTTTTTCGCGTAGTCGAAAAGTACAGTATCGGATTCAGACCTGCTTATACAAGTAACCAGCCAACATTTATCGTTGCCAGTCTTGGGCTCGATCTTTACACGCATCTCCTCGCCTGACGATCGCCAACTTGAACCAATTTTTGCTGTGATTGTACTTTTCGCAACATCATCAGAAACAGCCATTACATAAGGCACGCTCAACAAAGCAAGGCGGCAACGCGTAATAACTTCATGCAAGGTGCCGGTAAGCTCTATATCGCGCCTTTGTTCAAGCTCCCAAATTTCTGCATAGTAATTTTTACCGGCAAACATGTGCGCGGTTAAATCCATCGGTAGTAGAACGCCTAAAAGTAAAACTGCAAATACACTGCCGATAGCAAGTCCGGCATTAATGCCATATTGAAAAGCATGAGGATCGCCCTTAAAAACCAAAGCAATGATCATTACAAGCAAACCAATGCCACCGCCAAAGCCCAGGCAGCTAACAATCAGCGCTCGCATTACACGACCGAAGTATCGGCTCATTCAAGTTCCGGTTCTTGGGCGTCTTTCAAGTACCAGCGTATATAGCGAAAAACAACCAAAACAGGTGGCAAAAATAGTAACAACTGAACAAGTCTGGCAATTACACGAAAGATGTTTGTCATAAGTCCTCATCGCTTAGTGCGTCTAATGATTCTACCGGCTCATCAACAGGGATTCCATCTGTATTTATATCTGCAACTTCTGTAGCTTCCAACTCCAACTCTTCAACATCAATTACTTGAGTCGTCTCGTTATCTAAAGGCGATTCGCTTGTTTCTAATTGCGCCATCTTTGCTTCCTGAGCGGCAATGCGTGCCTTTAATTTTTCTGCTTGAGTGCGCCTGGGATAAAGCCGCGCTCGACACTTAGTGCAAAAGCAAAAGCTGCCTTCAGATAAGTGCGCTAAATCTGCTTGTTTAAAACCTACAGGCAAATATGCACGAGTAGCAACCAGGCGTCTTTCCAATCCCTTCAAGCGACGCTGGATGATTTTTACGTATTCATGCCGGCAAGACTCTGTCTCTGTCATATCGCTCCTTTAACTGCCAAGTCTACCAGCTCTGTCAGCGATACTTAACTACAGGCAACTCTTTTAAAACATGCCCATGCCAACTGATGAGGACAACCAACTGATGATCAGGAGCTACCGTTGTCGGACAGGAGAAATACAAAGTGCGCTCAGTCTGAGAGGGCATCGGCGGGGAATTCACAGTTGCTACAGGCAAGCTGACTGCTCCACAGGAACGCCTGGTTGTCTTATCGAAAAATACAACACTCAAACTTAGATCGGAAGCGGGATTAGCGCTTATGTTTTTGATATTGACTTCCCCTTCCGGCGTCAAGCTTCCTCGGGCAAGCCAGATGCGTGAACTCAAAAGGGCAACTTTTGGTCCTTGCGGATCATTTAAGAACTCAGCAGGTTCTTTTTTTCCTTGGGCTTTTAGAACAAGAGCAATCATTTCGCCTACGCGCTCAGCATGCCCTTTTACTGAAGCTGCTTCATCCACTTTGCCTTGTTGACTTAACTCATGGCTCCAAGACAAAAGCACTTCTTTCAACTTCGACAATAGATGCAAATCATTGTCACGCATCGCACAAGCATCTTCTAAGGCTCGAACTGCTCCTGCTTTGTTGTTCAACTTCAATTGCAGTGCCGCTAGCAATTGGAAATTTTCCACACTTCCTTCTTGCGCGGTCAATTCAATTAAGGCGTCTCTAGCCTTTTCGTAATCCTTGCGAAGTACATACAGCTCCACAAGACGGTGCCGTGCCTCTAGGTTATTGGGATCAGTTGCCACCACATGCCTGTAATTATCTACAGCCAAATCCCACTTCTTCTGACGAACGTAAATGGTCGCTAAATCCATGTGTGTTACCGGATCGTCTTCAGCCTCAAGTGATCTATTGAGAAGAGCGACGGCTTTATCCATATCTTGATCTTTCAATTCGGCATTCGCTGCAAGCTCTCGAAGGTACTCCCCCAGTCGCCTATTGATAAGGTTTTTTCTTTGCTCTTTGAGATTCGGCTCAAGCTTAAGCACGGTTTCCAATCTTTCCACAGCACGTTGCATGTCGCCTCTTACCGCCTCGGCATGAGCCCAACTTATATAAAGTTCTCCGCGCGCATCAGCCAACTCATTGTCGGTTTGAGCATCAGCACCTAAAAGATCAAATAATTTGCCGGCTTCGGCATAGTCATTATGCCGTTTGTAGTATTCCGAAAATGCCAAGATCATCGGAGCCAACTTGTAAGCAGGCAGATGCAAATGCAGAGCGGTATCCAGTGCAGTACGTCCTTCGGCAATACGATCGCAACTTAGATATCCCTGCGCCAACCAAGGTAAAAGCGACGGATCATCGGGATTATTTCTGGCAAGTTCTTCCAGAATAGGTAAAGCTCTTGCCGCTTTACCGGCATGAATGTCCTTGATAGCCTTGTTTAAAGGGGTATCTTGAGCCTTTTGATAAAGGAAAAATAGAACCGCCGCCAATAGCAAAACGATAAGGACTACAGATCCTCCTTTTAGATATGCTTTCTTGGCAGCTAACGGATACACAGAAATTAGATTCCCAAATTTGGTTATAATAACGCTTTGTTATGAAACCTGAAATAAACCTGACACCTACTTGCTCCTTTTTCGAATTGAACCATAAGGATGGTCCAATTACCGGACGAACCTGGGGAACAGCTTCAGACAGCCCGGCAATTGTGCTTTTAGTGCACGGACTGGGTGCGCACAGTGGTTGGTTTGAAGCAATCGGCAGACGCCTGAAAGTCCGCGGCTTGTTTGCCGTCTCTTACGATCAAGTTGGTTTTGGCAAAAGAGCCTCCCAGGAATTTCAAGGTTATGAGCAATGGCTTAACGACTTAGAATTCGTCTACAACCATCTAAGATATCAGCATAAGGACAAGCCAATCTTCATCATGGGTAACAGCATGGGCGGAGTCGTGGCAATGGCCGGCGGCCCCAAACTCAACCCTCAAGGAATAATTCTTGTTGCGCCGGGTTTTGACGGTTATCCGGAAACTTTCAAATTAGGCTTTCGTTTAAAAGCCATGGCGACAGCCCTTTTATCTCCAAATTCGTTAGTGGACTTGCCCTATAGATCAGACCTTGTCGCTCGCGAGGAATCAGCACGTACTTTTATGGACACAGACCCTGATGGTCGTTTTTCGCTACCGGCAAAGATGCTTCTCGGTCTTTTGAAATTGACTATCTACAGCGGTAAAAATGCAAAGTCCTCTCCTGCACCTGTACTTATGCTGACAGCAGGTGTTGATCGCATCGTCAACAACGAAGTCTCGACAAAAGTGTTTGATTCACTTATTGCCCCGGCAAAGAAAAGACGCCACTTCAAAGAAGCCTGGCATGACTTGCTCTTTGATCCTGTTATTGATGAGGTCGCTGACGAGGTGACAAGCTTCGTTAACGCCAATCTTACACAAAGTGCCGTAAGTACTTAAGTCAGCTTTCCAAGGTAGTTATGCCGGCATGCGACTAAAATTTTTATCACAATAGCCATTTAATCGAAAAGCTGTAAATTACCCTGTACTAATTCAGGCAAACATGTATATCTTGGCCCTAGGTCACGGGGCTATAATACCTGTGGGTCAAAACCCCATGCATATGTCACCAGTAGAGGGATCAACGTGCCTCAGAATATTGCCAGCATTTTTTACGAACGGGCCGCCTCGCAAGGCGCCTTGCCTATTGTTCGCTTTAAGGAGGGCAAAGGTCCTTACCGCGACACGAGTTGGGCAGATTTTGCCCGCATGGTCAACGAAATGGCTTTCGGACTTGCTTCCCTTGGTCTTGAATCAAAAACTTCAGCAGCTATATTTTCGCCAACCTCGCACTTGTGGGTGGCAGCCGAT
The Candidatus Obscuribacterales bacterium DNA segment above includes these coding regions:
- a CDS encoding tetratricopeptide repeat protein; amino-acid sequence: MYPLAAKKAYLKGGSVVLIVLLLAAVLFFLYQKAQDTPLNKAIKDIHAGKAARALPILEELARNNPDDPSLLPWLAQGYLSCDRIAEGRTALDTALHLHLPAYKLAPMILAFSEYYKRHNDYAEAGKLFDLLGADAQTDNELADARGELYISWAHAEAVRGDMQRAVERLETVLKLEPNLKEQRKNLINRRLGEYLRELAANAELKDQDMDKAVALLNRSLEAEDDPVTHMDLATIYVRQKKWDLAVDNYRHVVATDPNNLEARHRLVELYVLRKDYEKARDALIELTAQEGSVENFQLLAALQLKLNNKAGAVRALEDACAMRDNDLHLLSKLKEVLLSWSHELSQQGKVDEAASVKGHAERVGEMIALVLKAQGKKEPAEFLNDPQGPKVALLSSRIWLARGSLTPEGEVNIKNISANPASDLSLSVVFFDKTTRRSCGAVSLPVATVNSPPMPSQTERTLYFSCPTTVAPDHQLVVLISWHGHVLKELPVVKYR
- a CDS encoding lysophospholipase; translation: MKPEINLTPTCSFFELNHKDGPITGRTWGTASDSPAIVLLVHGLGAHSGWFEAIGRRLKVRGLFAVSYDQVGFGKRASQEFQGYEQWLNDLEFVYNHLRYQHKDKPIFIMGNSMGGVVAMAGGPKLNPQGIILVAPGFDGYPETFKLGFRLKAMATALLSPNSLVDLPYRSDLVAREESARTFMDTDPDGRFSLPAKMLLGLLKLTIYSGKNAKSSPAPVLMLTAGVDRIVNNEVSTKVFDSLIAPAKKRRHFKEAWHDLLFDPVIDEVADEVTSFVNANLTQSAVST